One region of Vescimonas fastidiosa genomic DNA includes:
- a CDS encoding DUF3592 domain-containing protein, whose amino-acid sequence MKHNSPRLTDGISRFLITVMGIVMMIAGIRLLIMGVDNFIQPIRHAGWVTTSANVTDISETVIKNNFFRNKRTRIHYKWTYEYVVDGTHYTGEFGPLANSVTVGKSIQIKFDPDAPENSTGFIEPSFSDIVLAVIGLVVAVLGFFISGICPLIRRLTGRDRFDEEEKLPPEEKYDLSAEDAPHTREK is encoded by the coding sequence ATGAAGCATAACTCCCCCCGATTGACAGATGGCATTTCCCGGTTTTTGATAACCGTTATGGGAATTGTCATGATGATTGCCGGTATCCGTCTGCTCATTATGGGGGTGGATAACTTTATCCAGCCAATCCGCCATGCCGGCTGGGTAACCACCAGCGCAAATGTTACCGACATATCTGAAACGGTCATAAAGAACAATTTTTTTAGAAACAAGCGGACAAGAATCCACTATAAGTGGACTTATGAGTATGTGGTGGACGGTACGCACTATACAGGCGAGTTTGGCCCCTTGGCGAACTCAGTCACGGTGGGTAAGTCCATCCAGATCAAATTTGACCCGGATGCACCGGAAAACTCGACCGGCTTTATAGAACCGAGCTTCAGCGACATTGTTCTCGCTGTGATTGGCTTGGTTGTCGCTGTGCTCGGGTTCTTCATATCGGGCATCTGCCCCCTGATCCGCAGGCTGACCGGGAGGGATCGATTCGATGAGGAGGAAAAACTGCCGCCGGAAGAGAAATACGACCTGTCCGCTGAGGACGCCCCGCATACGAGAGAAAAGTGA
- a CDS encoding helix-turn-helix domain-containing protein, producing the protein MMAELTEKEVKPITAETDGTCWPSVRRIAEDLKLSRRTVQRALADLERHGFLERTHRRRPNGSLTSSLYRIK; encoded by the coding sequence ATGATGGCGGAGCTTACGGAAAAGGAAGTCAAGCCCATCACGGCGGAGACCGACGGCACCTGCTGGCCCAGCGTCCGCAGGATCGCGGAGGACTTAAAGCTGTCCCGCCGCACCGTGCAGCGGGCCTTGGCGGACTTGGAGCGACACGGATTCTTAGAGCGCACCCACCGCCGTCGTCCCAATGGCAGCCTGACCAGCAGCCTGTATCGCATCAAATGA
- a CDS encoding PaaI family thioesterase encodes MEKKQTWLRLVQEKSAHYLNLGDGGFDERMRAHLVDCDYEGQTVTYAFPTQDWQINEKGGIHGGAIAGMFDAAFGVVANFTAGENEATTVDMSVSFLRGVDYGMELYLKVFIVKAGRSLIRQRAELTDAATGKLLATASGSWMPL; translated from the coding sequence ATGGAAAAGAAGCAAACGTGGCTCCGGCTGGTGCAGGAGAAATCAGCCCATTATCTGAACCTGGGTGACGGCGGCTTTGACGAGCGGATGCGGGCCCACCTGGTGGATTGCGACTACGAAGGCCAGACCGTCACCTATGCCTTCCCCACCCAAGATTGGCAGATCAACGAAAAGGGCGGCATCCATGGCGGCGCCATCGCCGGAATGTTTGACGCGGCCTTCGGTGTAGTAGCCAACTTTACCGCCGGGGAAAACGAGGCTACCACCGTGGATATGTCGGTGTCCTTCCTCCGGGGCGTGGACTACGGCATGGAGCTTTATCTGAAGGTGTTCATCGTCAAGGCGGGCCGCAGCCTCATCCGCCAGCGAGCGGAGCTGACCGACGCCGCCACCGGCAAGCTGCTGGCCACCGCCAGCGGCAGCTGGATGCCCCTGTGA
- a CDS encoding 4-hydroxyphenylacetate 3-hydroxylase family protein gives MALMTAKEYIDSLRKLNTRVYMFGEKLDNWVDHPMIRPSINCVAMTYALAQDPQYEDLMTATSSLTGRRINRFTHLHQSADDLVKKVKMQRLLGQKTASCFQRCVGMDAFNAVYSTTYEIDEKCGTSYHENFKKFLVYVQDNDLTVDGAMTDPKGDRSKAPHEQTDPDMYVHVVERRDDGIVVCGAKCHQTGSINSHWHIFMPTIAMGEADRDYAVSFACPTDADGLYMIYGRQSCDTRKMEDGCIDVGNAKFGGQEALVVLDHVFIPNEYIFLNGEYEFAGMMVERFAGYHRQSYGGCKVGVGDVVIGAAALAAEYNGVEKASHIKDKLIEMTHLNETLYSCGIACSCEGCPTKAGNYQIDLLLANVCKQNVTRFPYEIVRLAEDIAGGLMVTMPSEKDFLSDTVVGREGETIGEICNKYFGAHEGVSTEDRQRIMRFLENMCLGAAAVGYRTESMHGAGSPQAQRVMIARQGNIQGKKKLAKNIAGIKE, from the coding sequence ATGGCACTGATGACCGCGAAAGAATATATCGACTCTCTGCGTAAGCTGAACACCCGCGTGTATATGTTCGGCGAGAAGCTTGACAACTGGGTGGATCACCCCATGATCCGGCCCTCCATCAACTGCGTGGCGATGACCTACGCTCTGGCCCAGGATCCCCAGTACGAGGATCTCATGACCGCCACCTCCAGCCTGACGGGGCGGAGGATCAACCGATTCACCCACCTCCACCAGTCCGCCGACGATCTGGTGAAGAAGGTGAAAATGCAGCGTCTGCTGGGGCAGAAGACCGCCAGCTGCTTCCAACGCTGCGTGGGCATGGACGCGTTCAACGCCGTGTACTCCACCACCTACGAGATCGACGAGAAGTGCGGCACAAGCTATCACGAGAATTTCAAGAAATTCCTTGTCTACGTGCAGGACAACGATCTGACGGTGGACGGCGCTATGACCGACCCCAAGGGTGACCGCAGCAAGGCTCCCCATGAGCAGACCGACCCGGATATGTACGTCCACGTGGTGGAACGCCGCGATGACGGCATTGTGGTCTGCGGTGCGAAATGCCACCAGACCGGCTCCATCAACAGCCACTGGCATATCTTCATGCCCACCATCGCCATGGGTGAGGCGGACAGGGACTATGCCGTGTCCTTCGCCTGCCCCACCGACGCCGATGGACTGTACATGATCTACGGCCGCCAGTCCTGCGATACCCGCAAGATGGAGGACGGCTGCATCGACGTGGGCAACGCCAAATTCGGCGGACAGGAGGCACTGGTGGTCCTCGACCACGTGTTTATCCCCAATGAGTATATCTTCCTCAACGGCGAGTATGAGTTCGCCGGCATGATGGTGGAGCGTTTCGCCGGCTACCACCGCCAGAGCTACGGCGGCTGCAAGGTGGGCGTAGGCGATGTGGTCATCGGCGCGGCGGCACTGGCCGCCGAGTATAACGGCGTGGAGAAGGCCAGCCACATCAAGGACAAGCTCATTGAGATGACCCATCTCAACGAGACGCTGTACTCCTGCGGCATCGCCTGCTCCTGCGAGGGCTGCCCCACCAAGGCGGGCAACTACCAGATCGACCTGCTGCTGGCCAACGTCTGCAAGCAGAACGTCACCCGCTTCCCCTATGAGATCGTGCGTCTGGCGGAGGACATCGCAGGCGGCCTGATGGTCACCATGCCCAGCGAGAAGGATTTCCTGTCCGACACTGTGGTGGGCCGCGAGGGCGAGACCATCGGCGAGATCTGCAACAAGTATTTCGGCGCCCACGAGGGCGTCAGCACCGAGGATCGACAGCGGATCATGCGGTTCCTGGAGAATATGTGCCTGGGCGCGGCCGCCGTGGGCTACCGCACGGAGTCCATGCATGGGGCCGGCTCGCCTCAGGCGCAGCGGGTGATGATCGCCCGGCAGGGCAATATTCAGGGCAAGAAGAAGCTGGCGAAGAACATCGCCGGGATTAAGGAGTAA
- a CDS encoding enoyl-CoA hydratase-related protein, producing MYQTIRYEKQDQIAIVTIDRPEALNALNGTVITELELVVAALENDRDVRCMILTGEGRSFVAGADIGEQYPLDLDGGRRWGQRGSALMRRIEKLEFPTIAAVNGFALGGGCELAMSCDIILASEKAKFGQPEVGLGITPGFSGTQRLPRRVGVAKAKELIFSGKMIKADEAERIGLVNAVYAPEALLDGALEMAKSFTKNAPIAVKYAKACIDRGMQTDIDSGIACENELFAMCFATADQKEGMGAFLEKRSAQFTNT from the coding sequence ATGTATCAGACTATCCGTTATGAAAAGCAAGATCAAATCGCCATCGTGACCATTGACCGGCCCGAGGCTCTGAACGCCCTGAATGGCACCGTCATCACGGAGCTGGAGCTGGTGGTGGCGGCACTGGAGAACGACCGCGACGTCCGCTGCATGATTCTCACCGGTGAGGGACGCTCCTTTGTGGCGGGTGCCGACATCGGGGAGCAGTACCCGCTGGATCTGGACGGCGGCCGCCGCTGGGGTCAGCGGGGCAGCGCCCTTATGCGCCGCATCGAAAAGCTGGAGTTCCCCACCATCGCCGCTGTGAACGGCTTCGCCCTGGGCGGCGGCTGTGAGCTGGCGATGAGCTGCGACATTATTCTCGCCTCCGAGAAGGCGAAGTTCGGCCAGCCCGAGGTGGGCCTGGGCATCACCCCCGGCTTCTCCGGCACCCAGCGCCTGCCCCGCCGCGTGGGCGTGGCCAAGGCCAAGGAGCTGATCTTCTCCGGCAAGATGATCAAGGCCGACGAGGCAGAGCGGATTGGCCTTGTCAACGCCGTCTACGCCCCCGAAGCCCTGCTGGACGGTGCGCTGGAGATGGCCAAGTCCTTCACCAAGAACGCACCCATCGCCGTGAAATACGCCAAGGCGTGCATTGACCGGGGGATGCAGACGGACATAGACAGCGGTATCGCCTGCGAAAACGAGCTGTTCGCCATGTGCTTCGCCACCGCCGACCAGAAGGAGGGAATGGGCGCATTCCTGGAGAAACGTTCCGCGCAGTTTACAAATACCTGA